One Oryza brachyantha chromosome 3, ObraRS2, whole genome shotgun sequence DNA segment encodes these proteins:
- the LOC102706370 gene encoding uncharacterized protein LOC102706370 — protein MDLAATLVAVDADKGQEALITAPHTKCASKEDTLPLNAGIDSKKIMCQIQSSAQFSISAAAAAASQFNPRLPHPARRRQWRPARTTPSEPRGGFPGSLRRTSPGGAGRTGPEDRFCVECLAAFCGHCCGGHLHLGHEVVRVGEDREGHTAVAVVDLQKLLASPAAVDRLVDIASAAASARASRRSGSRKDSFCMDCAAAFSSALCDHHDGHETVRIVLHEGRYCVRCTDSEPWFEEFDGVMTYQDESSAVLVPLHPPRYSTLRFG, from the exons ATGGACCTAGCGGCTACACTTGTGGCCGTGGACGCGGACAAGGGGCAGGAGGCCTTGATCACCGCCCCACATACCAAGTGTGCTTCAAAAGAGGACACACTGCCACTGAATGCTGGCATCGATTCGAAGAAGATTATGTGCCAGATCCAAA GCTCTGCCCAATTctccatctccgccgccgccgccgccgcctcccaatTCAATCCGCGTCTTCCTCATCCCGCCCGTCGGCGTCAATGGCGTCCAGCCCGGACCACGCC TTCGGAGCCACGCGGTGGATTTCCAGGCTCGTTGCGGAGGACTTCTCCAGGGGGTGCAGGGAGGACCGGACCGGAGGACCGGTTCTGTGTGGAGTGCCTCGCCGCCTTCTGCGGCCACTGCTGCGGcggccacctccacctcggtCACGAGGTCGTCCGCGTCGGGGAGGACAGAGAGGGCCACACCGCCGTCGCTGTGGTGGACCTGCAAAAGCTCCTGGCGTCTCCTGCCGCCGTGGACCGCCTCGTCGACAtcgcttccgccgccgccagcgccaggGCATCCCGTCGCTCCGGCTCGAGGAAGGACTCGTTCTGCATGGACTGCGCTGCGGCTTTCTCCTCCGCACTCTGCGACCACCACGATGGCCACGAGACCGTCCGCATCGTCCTCCACGAGGGTCGGTACTGCGTGCGCTGCACGGACTCAGAGCCGTGGTTCGAGGAGTTCGACGGCGTCATG ACGTACCAGGACGAGTCCAGCGCCGTGCTGGTGCCTCTGCATCCGCCAAGGTATTCAACACTCAGGTTCGGCTGA